A part of Pantoea vagans genomic DNA contains:
- a CDS encoding RHS repeat-associated core domain-containing protein, giving the protein MATGNTIGKLQYAPAPQGHVAAGSANPPKKKSWWSSYGDWVHTGLDVLGAVPIVGTVADGANAAIYTAEGDYGNAALSAASAAANFVPGGGAAFKAGKLAAKAGKAVEAAKVGKGIVKEGAELAEKAAVKAETTAAKAEAKAAKKEANEAISAKKAGSEKGGSDKGHAQKKTEPCKIPARPLPQVDMAIGSPVNPVLGIKLLFGPEDNDFSFPASVPLNWQRYYFSDEIGNGWLGQGWSLPISQEVRKKNHLLILIDEQGREIEFPYPDTGRRPQLHRYEQLYISQPQAEEFCISDADESQHWHFTHKAESDRWLLSAISDRHGNRLIIRYNILHLPVQIEDSAGRRFNINFSQFESDTGSAFFRITSVSVCYPSDPLNAEILCRYDYSPQGDLITVRNELNEVLREFRYRNHIMVAHRRAGEMECFYHYDTYAPEGKVLAHRDSLGGEWRFEYSSQTTTVTDALGRVTRYDFDDNKELVGYQDAMEGHIRIRRNARGQMTQLTDQSGRITRYRYDERGNCTAIIEPDGQTTRFDYHERWNTPVRVINMLGGTREFIYDSAGNLIRFSDEIGRITEYNHDDRGNLVRVRDAAAGIQTLCWNQANFLISHTDCSGRTSTFDYDKYGWMKQQTDAAGNHTRFYNQWNGLPQRIVHADGGTESFEFDRWKRLISWQDPLGQVTRWTLAADGLPLSRTDALGHSIGYEYDLARRLTILINENGARYTFRYDARNNRVEERGFDGCKTRYKYDDSGWPLARIEEGDGSGQVIHSYYQRDPAGRLLEKLVSRGGDATWQRTRYRYDALGRLTAGVNHGGRSELEWDDAGQLLAERTLVRGHRYELRHSYDELGNRTHTILPDGRELKHFYYGSGHRVQVNFGNRVISESERDVMHREVHRTQGAITSEYLHDEMGRLISQRAGRGAQSAVAREYVWRHDGQLTQMTDKYTGDYRYEYDALGRMTRARDEHFTFDPAHNLLSDSQAQPLQDNRLRVYEDKRWTYDGFGNVTRKQSGRHTDQRFIWNAEHQLTESVSIRNGSEQRTTYGYDAFGRRSWKRDAFGITRFIWEGNRLLSEVRGSRQHLWIYEDDSFAPLAQISLQQGETEHEAEVNWYHNDVSGLPRELTGADGSVVWRAVYRAWGNTLRTEQAAVENTEPVYQPLRYQGQYFDAETGLHYNRFRYYDPDAGRFVSQDPIGLAGGVNLYQYAPNPLSWVDPLGLTKCSAGKDNSAHNAADYQKLKDYYTQHEKYGAGGVKKLQNGRYRFYDDIKPSRNPGEMKGARLVREWDPSTGNKRTWYETVDHAENIRSVAPKPVTHEKNHHIFDIDGNYKGRR; this is encoded by the coding sequence ATGGCAACCGGAAATACGATTGGTAAATTACAATATGCGCCTGCGCCACAAGGCCATGTGGCGGCGGGCAGTGCCAACCCGCCGAAAAAGAAAAGCTGGTGGAGCAGTTATGGCGACTGGGTTCATACCGGTCTGGACGTGTTAGGCGCAGTTCCAATTGTCGGCACGGTGGCTGATGGCGCGAATGCTGCAATTTACACCGCAGAAGGCGATTATGGTAACGCAGCACTTTCAGCTGCATCGGCGGCGGCTAACTTTGTACCCGGTGGTGGGGCAGCGTTTAAAGCCGGTAAGCTGGCAGCAAAGGCTGGTAAAGCAGTAGAAGCCGCGAAAGTGGGCAAGGGTATTGTAAAAGAAGGTGCTGAACTGGCAGAAAAAGCAGCCGTCAAAGCTGAAACAACCGCCGCTAAAGCTGAAGCTAAAGCCGCTAAAAAAGAAGCTAATGAAGCTATCAGCGCTAAGAAAGCGGGTAGCGAAAAGGGAGGCAGTGACAAAGGACATGCGCAGAAAAAGACTGAGCCGTGCAAAATTCCGGCAAGGCCTCTGCCGCAAGTCGATATGGCGATTGGCAGTCCGGTTAACCCTGTACTGGGTATCAAACTGCTGTTCGGCCCTGAAGATAATGATTTCTCTTTTCCAGCCTCGGTCCCTCTTAACTGGCAACGCTACTATTTTTCCGATGAAATCGGCAATGGCTGGCTGGGACAGGGCTGGTCACTGCCCATCTCACAGGAAGTGCGTAAGAAAAATCATCTGCTGATATTGATCGATGAGCAGGGGCGCGAAATAGAGTTTCCTTATCCTGATACAGGACGCAGGCCACAACTTCATCGTTACGAACAACTCTATATCTCACAGCCACAGGCAGAGGAATTCTGCATTTCCGACGCAGATGAAAGTCAGCACTGGCACTTTACACATAAAGCTGAATCTGACCGCTGGCTGCTATCCGCCATCAGCGACCGTCACGGCAACCGCCTTATTATTCGTTACAACATTCTGCATCTGCCGGTGCAGATTGAAGACAGCGCCGGACGTCGTTTTAATATCAACTTCTCTCAGTTTGAATCGGACACGGGGAGCGCTTTTTTCCGTATCACCAGCGTCAGCGTCTGTTATCCGTCTGATCCTCTGAATGCCGAAATTCTGTGCCGCTACGATTATTCACCTCAGGGTGACCTGATTACCGTGCGCAATGAGCTCAACGAGGTGCTGCGTGAATTCCGGTACCGTAACCATATTATGGTGGCGCATCGCCGCGCGGGCGAAATGGAGTGTTTTTATCACTATGACACCTATGCTCCTGAAGGAAAGGTACTGGCACATCGCGACAGCCTCGGCGGGGAATGGCGTTTTGAATATAGCAGTCAGACTACAACGGTCACTGATGCACTGGGACGCGTGACACGCTATGACTTTGACGACAATAAGGAACTGGTTGGCTATCAGGATGCGATGGAAGGGCATATTCGTATCAGACGTAATGCCCGCGGTCAGATGACACAACTCACCGACCAGAGCGGCCGAATTACACGCTACCGCTATGATGAACGCGGCAACTGTACGGCCATCATTGAGCCAGATGGTCAGACTACACGTTTTGATTATCACGAACGCTGGAACACGCCGGTTCGTGTGATCAACATGCTGGGCGGCACACGTGAATTTATCTACGACTCAGCAGGAAACTTAATCCGTTTTTCGGATGAGATAGGACGCATTACAGAATACAACCATGATGACCGTGGCAATCTGGTCAGGGTACGTGATGCTGCGGCGGGCATACAAACGTTATGCTGGAACCAGGCCAACTTTCTTATCAGTCATACCGATTGCTCAGGTCGCACATCGACATTTGACTATGACAAATATGGCTGGATGAAGCAGCAGACGGATGCGGCAGGAAATCATACCCGGTTCTATAACCAATGGAATGGCCTGCCCCAGCGTATTGTGCATGCCGATGGTGGAACGGAAAGCTTTGAGTTTGACCGCTGGAAACGTCTGATTTCCTGGCAGGATCCTCTGGGGCAGGTTACGCGCTGGACGCTGGCTGCTGATGGCTTGCCGCTATCACGCACTGATGCACTCGGCCACAGCATTGGCTACGAATACGATCTGGCCCGTCGCCTGACCATACTGATTAATGAGAACGGTGCGCGATATACCTTTCGCTACGATGCCCGGAATAACCGGGTGGAGGAGCGCGGGTTTGATGGTTGTAAAACGCGTTATAAATATGATGACAGTGGCTGGCCGCTGGCTCGTATTGAAGAAGGCGATGGCAGCGGGCAGGTAATCCACTCCTACTACCAACGGGATCCCGCCGGGCGATTGCTGGAGAAACTGGTGTCGCGCGGTGGAGATGCCACATGGCAACGTACCCGCTATCGTTACGATGCACTGGGACGCCTGACTGCAGGTGTCAATCACGGCGGTCGCTCTGAGCTGGAATGGGACGATGCCGGGCAGTTACTCGCTGAGCGGACGCTGGTTCGGGGTCACCGTTACGAACTGCGCCACAGCTATGATGAGCTGGGTAACCGGACGCACACTATCTTACCGGATGGGCGGGAACTAAAGCATTTTTACTACGGCAGCGGACATCGGGTCCAGGTTAACTTTGGTAACCGGGTCATCAGTGAAAGCGAACGTGACGTTATGCACCGTGAAGTGCATCGCACCCAGGGCGCAATCACCAGTGAATATCTGCACGACGAGATGGGAAGGCTGATAAGCCAGCGTGCTGGCCGTGGCGCGCAGTCAGCGGTGGCACGCGAGTATGTCTGGCGGCACGATGGCCAGCTGACGCAGATGACGGACAAATACACGGGCGATTATCGCTACGAATATGACGCCCTGGGACGGATGACGCGGGCACGTGATGAGCATTTCACCTTTGATCCGGCACACAATCTGCTGAGTGATTCGCAGGCGCAGCCCCTGCAGGATAACCGACTCAGGGTTTATGAAGATAAACGCTGGACCTATGACGGCTTTGGTAATGTGACGCGCAAACAGAGTGGCCGCCACACAGACCAGCGGTTTATCTGGAACGCTGAACATCAGCTGACCGAATCGGTGAGCATCCGAAACGGAAGCGAGCAGCGAACCACCTACGGCTATGATGCGTTTGGACGTCGAAGCTGGAAACGCGATGCTTTTGGTATCACGCGCTTTATCTGGGAAGGCAATCGCCTGCTGAGTGAGGTGAGAGGCTCGCGTCAGCACCTCTGGATTTACGAGGATGACAGCTTTGCTCCCCTGGCGCAGATCAGTCTGCAGCAGGGCGAGACGGAGCATGAAGCTGAGGTTAACTGGTATCACAACGATGTGTCTGGTCTGCCACGAGAGCTGACCGGTGCTGATGGCAGTGTGGTCTGGCGTGCTGTCTATCGTGCCTGGGGTAATACGCTGCGCACAGAGCAGGCCGCAGTGGAGAATACAGAGCCGGTTTATCAGCCACTGCGCTATCAGGGTCAGTATTTCGATGCGGAAACAGGTTTGCACTATAACCGCTTTCGCTATTATGATCCGGATGCGGGCAGGTTTGTGAGCCAGGATCCGATAGGGCTTGCTGGTGGGGTTAACCTTTATCAGTATGCGCCGAATCCGCTGAGTTGGGTGGATCCGCTGGGTCTTACTAAATGTTCGGCAGGGAAAGATAATAGTGCTCACAATGCAGCGGACTATCAGAAGCTTAAAGATTATTATACCCAACATGAAAAATATGGTGCTGGGGGCGTAAAAAAATTACAGAATGGCCGTTATCGTTTTTATGACGACATAAAACCATCTCGAAACCCAGGTGAGATGAAAGGTGCTAGGTTAGTCAGAGAATGGGATCCTTCTACAGGTAATAAACGTACATGGTATGAAACGGTAGACCATGCTGAAAATATAAGAAGTGTGGCTCCAAAACCTGTTACTCATGAGAAGAACCATCATATATTTGATATTGATGGCAATTATAAAGGAAGGAGGTGA
- a CDS encoding ankyrin repeat domain-containing protein gives MNILRKMIFLPFLFSFLTLQACGDMKKIHPEEYFSGSQLQLAQAIEDGNVDEVEKLSTQTDLNKPGEKDLTLLYYALSEASKKDVNRLNVMSVLVKHGADPVQYVADMGSVASNTAGYSDPAFVKALIKGGMDKNARFDSTPIIFYATNEKAFPTLKYLVEIGTDVNAKDSLGQTAIFQGLYGQQYDQVEYLLNHGADANITDVNNVTFNQLLDKVMSNTNKDNVKAIDKLKEIKALAQANR, from the coding sequence TTGAACATTCTAAGAAAGATGATTTTTTTGCCTTTTTTATTTTCGTTTTTAACATTACAGGCTTGTGGTGATATGAAAAAGATCCATCCGGAAGAATATTTCTCAGGCAGTCAGTTACAACTCGCGCAGGCAATTGAAGATGGTAATGTTGATGAGGTGGAAAAGTTATCAACGCAGACTGATCTTAATAAACCTGGCGAGAAGGATTTGACGCTTTTGTATTATGCCCTCAGTGAAGCTTCAAAAAAGGACGTTAACAGACTCAATGTAATGAGTGTTCTGGTAAAGCATGGCGCCGATCCTGTTCAATACGTTGCCGATATGGGTTCTGTGGCAAGTAACACAGCGGGATATTCAGATCCTGCTTTTGTCAAAGCATTGATTAAAGGAGGGATGGATAAAAATGCGAGATTTGACAGCACGCCGATAATATTTTATGCAACTAATGAAAAAGCCTTCCCGACTCTGAAATATCTTGTAGAGATTGGTACTGATGTCAATGCAAAAGATAGCTTAGGTCAAACGGCAATTTTTCAAGGTCTGTATGGTCAACAATATGATCAGGTTGAATACCTTCTCAATCATGGCGCCGATGCAAATATTACTGATGTTAACAATGTAACTTTTAATCAGCTACTGGATAAAGTAATGAGTAATACAAATAAAGATAATGTAAAAGCTATTGATAAGTTGAAAGAGATAAAAGCGCTGGCACAAGCAAACCGATAG
- a CDS encoding PAAR-like domain-containing protein, translating into MAENYAARKDGAYKVVGMAPDLCFTPGSQSPVPYPVQTTLGSSASTINSVKFNGHPAFVFNQSFVPKTIGDAAGTNKGVTSGTVEGNCWPIEHSPDTNIGGFRIIRVQDMFFMNGSFLPGMLGMSKSQRWKYRKHLIELGKSSSNKDVQAAANRLELDNTAVEKARLASVIYDGGDPSEPTPGMPEGWTDISNDSEALSKINLKPENLIADGAPGFRARVYAPDPAVFGDDMKTSVVFRGTRQSEIEDWKANFNQGVDKETGYYSQAVKIGSRLSTADNVDVVGHSLGGGLASSASEAGKVKGWTFNAAGLNQNTVSRYSGSPGSGDAKNIDAFRVKGEILTDVQENSPGRLLEFGMKYGPGLAMLKAYIAGKAPDSVGIRHNLSGGEGNPVTLHGMEQVIHCLELEKSHDIATITGGKI; encoded by the coding sequence ATGGCTGAAAATTACGCTGCCCGTAAAGATGGTGCATACAAAGTAGTAGGCATGGCACCTGACCTTTGTTTTACGCCGGGATCGCAATCTCCCGTCCCCTATCCTGTACAGACCACGCTTGGCTCATCTGCGTCCACAATCAATTCTGTCAAATTTAATGGGCATCCTGCCTTTGTATTCAATCAAAGTTTTGTGCCCAAAACGATTGGAGATGCAGCAGGAACTAACAAGGGTGTTACCAGCGGAACGGTGGAGGGCAATTGTTGGCCGATTGAACACAGTCCTGATACCAACATAGGCGGTTTCAGAATTATCAGAGTTCAGGATATGTTTTTCATGAATGGCAGTTTCTTGCCAGGCATGCTCGGAATGTCCAAAAGTCAACGATGGAAATATCGTAAGCATCTGATTGAATTAGGAAAGAGCAGTAGCAACAAGGATGTGCAGGCTGCAGCAAATCGTCTCGAACTGGATAACACCGCCGTTGAAAAAGCTCGTTTAGCCTCAGTGATTTATGATGGAGGAGATCCATCGGAACCAACTCCCGGTATGCCTGAAGGATGGACTGATATAAGTAATGATTCAGAGGCATTAAGTAAAATAAATTTGAAACCTGAAAATCTTATTGCTGACGGGGCTCCGGGGTTCAGAGCCAGAGTTTATGCGCCGGATCCGGCTGTATTTGGTGATGATATGAAAACATCTGTCGTTTTCCGAGGTACAAGGCAGAGTGAGATTGAAGACTGGAAGGCGAATTTCAATCAGGGAGTTGACAAAGAAACGGGCTATTATAGTCAGGCGGTTAAGATCGGCTCGCGTTTATCTACAGCGGATAACGTTGATGTTGTAGGGCACTCTCTGGGCGGTGGGTTAGCATCTTCTGCGTCAGAAGCGGGGAAGGTTAAAGGATGGACATTTAATGCTGCAGGATTAAACCAGAATACTGTCTCACGATATTCCGGTTCACCGGGTTCCGGGGATGCAAAGAATATCGATGCATTCAGAGTGAAAGGAGAGATACTGACTGATGTTCAGGAGAATAGTCCTGGAAGGTTGCTGGAGTTTGGAATGAAGTATGGGCCAGGGCTGGCTATGTTAAAAGCTTATATTGCAGGAAAGGCGCCTGACTCTGTAGGTATCAGGCACAATCTATCCGGCGGAGAAGGCAATCCTGTCACGTTGCACGGCATGGAGCAGGTGATACATTGTCTGGAGTTAGAAAAGAGCCACGATATAGCAACGATTACAGGAGGAAAAATTTGA
- a CDS encoding DUF2169 family type VI secretion system accessory protein — protein MENFANLTAFPALLFDSLDQHDHGFSTVVARLSYDLDIKSGELVFCEDQGELVEQDSYFAEQGRSSVRFESDLAPYKPRMDVVINATAWAPEDKPVKSFTAGVQLGDFTRLIKINGPREWRKMIATWQLSESQPITSLDLRYEYAAGGFYSSEGEKIIASPVNSVGMGWYPPEVLKNLKAQRLTAPQIEWPTQPVQKIDQQSSPAGFGFFGRGWQGRIELAGRYDEKWRKDRHPLLPQDFNFAYWNGAHPLMQFPLPEPLKSVPVTLRYFISSREIENQQIHLQVPVESLFVFITTEKGAGVAKDMVLDTLVIDLNERKVHCSYRTVISELMEPAMTELRFIKAEQRQQQLELAASHNSHSASRQFVPLPPSLLAKLHQVKTNG, from the coding sequence ATGGAAAACTTTGCCAATTTAACAGCCTTTCCTGCATTACTCTTTGATTCCTTAGATCAACACGACCACGGCTTTTCAACAGTCGTTGCCCGTCTTAGCTATGATCTGGATATAAAAAGTGGCGAACTGGTTTTCTGTGAGGATCAGGGTGAGCTGGTTGAGCAGGACAGCTATTTCGCTGAGCAGGGCCGGAGTAGTGTCCGATTTGAAAGCGATTTGGCCCCCTATAAACCACGTATGGATGTGGTCATTAATGCGACGGCCTGGGCACCTGAAGATAAGCCAGTAAAAAGTTTTACCGCTGGCGTTCAGTTAGGGGATTTTACCCGTCTCATCAAAATTAATGGGCCGCGTGAATGGCGAAAGATGATTGCGACCTGGCAGCTGAGTGAATCTCAACCGATAACATCGCTGGATCTTCGCTATGAATACGCCGCGGGGGGATTCTACTCTTCAGAAGGTGAAAAAATTATTGCCTCTCCGGTAAACAGTGTTGGGATGGGATGGTATCCTCCCGAAGTACTGAAAAACCTGAAAGCCCAGCGCCTGACTGCCCCACAGATCGAGTGGCCAACACAGCCAGTACAAAAAATTGATCAACAGTCATCACCTGCGGGTTTTGGCTTTTTTGGACGGGGCTGGCAAGGAAGGATTGAACTGGCTGGACGCTACGATGAAAAATGGCGAAAAGACCGTCATCCTTTGCTGCCGCAGGATTTTAACTTTGCTTACTGGAATGGCGCGCATCCCTTAATGCAATTTCCCCTACCGGAACCACTCAAAAGTGTACCTGTAACGCTGCGTTATTTTATTTCATCCCGTGAGATTGAGAATCAGCAAATTCATTTGCAGGTCCCCGTGGAGTCACTTTTTGTCTTTATTACCACGGAGAAAGGGGCTGGAGTGGCAAAAGATATGGTCCTTGATACGCTGGTTATCGACCTGAATGAGCGAAAAGTACATTGTAGCTATCGTACTGTAATTTCGGAACTTATGGAGCCGGCCATGACCGAACTGCGTTTCATCAAAGCGGAACAACGCCAGCAACAGCTGGAGCTTGCCGCAAGCCATAATAGTCACTCTGCTTCACGCCAGTTTGTGCCGTTACCACCGAGTCTGTTGGCGAAATTACACCAGGTGAAAACGAATGGCTGA
- a CDS encoding type VI secretion system Vgr family protein has protein sequence MFSRITAQLPADGLLFHTLTGTETLSRPFVLTAELLATDARIDRHALLGKPVTFSLPTDGLMSALSPRYLNGKITRVAVRSQELSGTRYAVYQLTVEPDLWPMRRDRNLRIFQSQTVPQIVQTLLKEYAVNVETRLAGNYRVWEYCVQYQESSLDFISRLMELEGIYYFFRHEADKHTLVLCDAPDQHQAFPGYETIAYHVTPSGGVVTEEGISQWSLAESVTPGIYSTDDYDFRKPNAWMLQARQNPASPVPGSVDVYDWPGHFVDHSHGESYARIRQEVWQAEHHSVSGSGTATGITPGFTFSIINAPHFSDNGEYLVTSATYDFAENSYASGDTGDSRHNISFTVLPSSVTYRTPPETPWPKTHGPQTAKVVGPKGESIWTDRYGRVKVKFHWDRLAKGDDTSSCWVRVSSAWAGQGFGGVQIPRVNDEVVVDFINGDPDRPLIIGRVYNEASMPPWALPAAATQMGFLSRSKDGTADTANALRFEDKAGEEQVWLHAEKNMDTEVENNETHSVGSNRTKTIGGNETTEVKKNRTETVDQNETITVHQNRTETVDGNETITVHSNRTETVDQNEKVRIGQNQSVTINGNQTLKVDQAKTETIALASMLNVGLAQNTNIGAAYVLNVGAGWMTNVGAMQMHNVAMKYSLNAGRDIALSAGTNAEFSAEDKITLVCGESMIVLEQNGTITISANKIKLVGEKVIDIDGTQIDIN, from the coding sequence ATGTTCTCACGCATTACTGCACAGCTGCCGGCGGACGGCCTGCTGTTCCATACGCTCACGGGCACCGAGACGCTGTCCCGTCCGTTTGTACTCACCGCCGAACTGCTGGCCACCGACGCGCGCATCGACCGTCACGCCCTGCTGGGCAAGCCGGTCACCTTTTCGCTGCCGACCGATGGCCTGATGAGCGCGCTGAGTCCGCGCTACCTCAACGGCAAAATCACCCGGGTGGCGGTGCGCAGCCAGGAGCTGAGCGGCACGCGCTACGCGGTCTACCAGCTGACGGTCGAGCCGGACCTGTGGCCGATGCGGCGTGACCGCAACCTGCGCATCTTCCAGAGCCAGACGGTGCCGCAGATTGTGCAGACGCTGCTGAAGGAGTACGCGGTCAACGTTGAGACGCGGCTGGCGGGTAACTACCGGGTGTGGGAGTACTGCGTGCAGTATCAGGAGAGCAGCCTGGACTTTATCAGCCGCCTGATGGAGCTGGAGGGGATTTACTACTTCTTCCGCCACGAGGCGGACAAGCATACGCTGGTGCTGTGCGACGCGCCGGACCAGCATCAGGCGTTTCCGGGCTATGAGACCATCGCCTATCACGTCACCCCGTCGGGCGGGGTGGTCACGGAAGAGGGCATCAGCCAGTGGTCGCTGGCCGAGAGCGTGACGCCGGGCATCTACAGTACCGACGACTACGACTTCCGCAAGCCGAACGCGTGGATGTTGCAGGCGCGGCAGAACCCGGCGTCGCCGGTGCCGGGCTCGGTGGACGTTTATGACTGGCCGGGTCACTTTGTCGACCACAGCCACGGTGAGTCTTACGCGCGCATCCGCCAGGAGGTGTGGCAGGCCGAGCACCACAGCGTCAGCGGGTCGGGCACGGCCACCGGCATCACGCCGGGCTTTACCTTCTCCATCATTAACGCTCCGCACTTCAGCGACAACGGCGAGTACCTGGTCACTTCAGCAACCTATGACTTCGCCGAGAACAGTTACGCCAGTGGCGATACCGGCGACAGCCGCCACAACATCAGCTTCACGGTGCTGCCGTCGTCGGTGACGTACCGCACGCCGCCGGAGACGCCGTGGCCGAAAACGCACGGCCCTCAGACCGCGAAGGTGGTCGGGCCGAAAGGTGAGTCGATCTGGACCGACCGCTATGGCCGGGTAAAGGTGAAGTTTCACTGGGACCGGCTGGCGAAGGGCGACGACACCAGCTCCTGCTGGGTGCGCGTCTCCAGCGCCTGGGCCGGTCAGGGGTTCGGCGGGGTGCAGATCCCGCGTGTTAACGACGAAGTGGTGGTGGACTTTATTAACGGCGACCCGGATCGTCCGCTGATCATCGGCCGCGTGTATAACGAGGCAAGCATGCCGCCGTGGGCGCTGCCAGCGGCAGCGACGCAGATGGGTTTTCTGAGCCGGTCGAAGGATGGCACGGCGGACACCGCGAACGCGCTGAGGTTTGAGGATAAGGCGGGTGAGGAACAGGTCTGGCTGCATGCTGAAAAGAACATGGACACTGAGGTGGAAAACAATGAAACCCACAGTGTTGGCAGCAACCGGACCAAAACCATCGGCGGCAATGAAACCACCGAGGTGAAGAAAAACCGCACTGAAACAGTCGATCAGAATGAAACCATTACTGTTCATCAGAACCGCACTGAGACGGTGGATGGTAATGAAACCATCACCGTGCATAGCAATCGCACCGAAACGGTCGATCAGAATGAGAAAGTGCGGATTGGCCAGAATCAGTCGGTAACGATAAATGGCAATCAGACACTGAAAGTGGATCAGGCGAAAACTGAAACGATTGCTCTGGCATCAATGCTCAATGTCGGCCTGGCGCAGAACACAAATATCGGGGCAGCCTATGTGCTCAATGTCGGCGCTGGCTGGATGACTAATGTCGGCGCAATGCAGATGCACAATGTCGCTATGAAATATTCGCTCAATGCCGGGCGGGATATCGCACTTTCTGCCGGAACAAATGCAGAGTTCAGTGCGGAAGACAAAATCACCCTGGTATGTGGCGAATCGATGATTGTGCTTGAGCAGAATGGCACCATTACCATCAGCGCGAATAAAATCAAGCTGGTTGGTGAGAAGGTGATTGATATCGACGGAACACAGATAGACATCAACTGA
- a CDS encoding serine/threonine protein kinase gives MSEHDQPLNVPNALPLGYRFNEFEIKEVIGGGGFGIVYRAWDHQLERDIAIKEFMPASLAVRSDDLNLVLRSERFSKTFHAGLNSFIQEARLLARFNHPNLLHVLRFWVQNDTAYMGTVFYSGTTLSNFRERNPQSVNEAWIRRMLPPLLGAIKTIHEAGYLHRDISLDNIQIQSSGEPILLDFGSARKTIGNLSDESETMLRPGYAPIEQYSDNDESEQGAWTDIYALGAVLHTLITGAPPPVSVVRSIEDNYQPLVQRRLAGYSTALLSAVDRALALKPEDRPQSIDDFAVLMALPEREPEPLLSAKMSGPGTMLVPIEEEAVIPPASPLKTLLGHRFALPGLVAAGVLVGLCAGLLMSRGDEQTAPAETAQNSAPAVTVAPVNQPVAAPPTQPDTPPDTVASAPAQTAEPAQTAAREPDPQPAPPPAPVAQVYIRLQQGERVQVNGQPQALVPAVNGFATLQLAPGNYTFAISGQSGTRQQTLNISEEGVWLLDPHS, from the coding sequence ATGTCGGAACATGATCAACCCCTGAATGTCCCCAACGCCTTGCCGCTGGGTTACCGCTTCAATGAGTTTGAAATCAAAGAGGTCATCGGCGGTGGCGGCTTTGGCATCGTCTATCGCGCCTGGGATCACCAGCTTGAGCGTGATATCGCCATTAAAGAATTTATGCCCGCCTCGCTGGCGGTGCGCAGCGATGACCTGAATCTGGTGCTGCGTAGCGAGCGGTTCAGCAAAACCTTTCACGCCGGCCTGAACAGCTTTATTCAGGAGGCGCGGCTGCTGGCGCGCTTTAACCATCCGAACCTGCTGCATGTCCTGCGTTTCTGGGTGCAGAACGACACCGCCTACATGGGCACGGTGTTCTACAGCGGCACCACGCTCTCGAACTTCCGCGAACGTAATCCGCAGTCGGTGAATGAGGCCTGGATCCGTCGCATGCTGCCGCCGCTGCTGGGCGCGATTAAAACCATCCATGAAGCGGGTTATCTGCATCGCGATATCTCGCTGGATAACATCCAGATCCAGAGCAGCGGCGAGCCAATCCTGCTGGACTTCGGGTCGGCGCGTAAAACCATCGGCAACCTGTCGGATGAGAGCGAGACTATGCTGCGTCCCGGCTATGCGCCGATTGAGCAGTACAGCGACAACGACGAGAGCGAGCAGGGCGCGTGGACCGATATCTACGCGCTGGGCGCGGTGCTGCATACGCTGATTACCGGTGCGCCACCGCCGGTGAGCGTGGTGCGCAGCATCGAAGATAACTATCAGCCGCTGGTGCAGCGTCGTCTGGCGGGCTACTCCACCGCGCTGCTCAGCGCCGTGGATCGCGCGCTGGCGCTGAAACCGGAAGATCGTCCGCAGAGCATTGATGATTTTGCGGTGCTGATGGCGCTGCCGGAGCGCGAACCGGAACCGCTGCTCAGCGCAAAAATGAGCGGGCCGGGTACCATGCTGGTGCCGATTGAAGAGGAGGCGGTCATCCCGCCCGCCTCGCCGCTGAAAACGCTGCTGGGACACCGCTTTGCACTGCCGGGCCTGGTGGCCGCGGGCGTGCTGGTGGGTCTGTGCGCCGGTCTGCTGATGTCGCGTGGTGATGAACAGACGGCGCCGGCTGAGACCGCGCAAAACAGCGCGCCTGCCGTCACCGTTGCACCAGTTAACCAGCCGGTGGCTGCGCCACCGACGCAGCCTGACACCCCGCCGGATACCGTTGCCAGCGCCCCGGCTCAGACTGCTGAGCCTGCGCAGACCGCCGCACGTGAACCCGATCCACAACCGGCACCGCCACCCGCGCCGGTCGCCCAGGTCTATATCCGTCTGCAGCAGGGTGAACGCGTTCAGGTCAACGGTCAGCCTCAGGCGCTGGTCCCTGCGGTGAACGGCTTTGCCACGCTGCAGCTGGCACCGGGTAACTACACCTTTGCCATTAGTGGCCAGAGTGGCACCCGCCAGCAAACGCTGAACATCAGCGAAGAAGGCGTCTGGTTACTCGATCCACACAGTTAA